From Nitratidesulfovibrio vulgaris str. Hildenborough, a single genomic window includes:
- a CDS encoding DUF2586 domain-containing protein, with amino-acid sequence MGDVLEYLVDGTSGLAPGGVDGAAMIVGVCSRGEPGKGYLLGKRSDLAGLLGVGPLVDALRDVFATGGQNPTVIAVPVAGQPAGYISPVRQSGPGAAVKVTGVPQANADIVLKVASDGTVGLASVQLSKDGGATFETQQASATQITVPGTGVTFTFPDAGELKTATTYACKARMDVGPVTRTGTGPAITLAGTPKVGGELVLEIMRGGARNEGTYRLSLDGGDTFTAVRTIPVDGTAPAGDTGITITFPAGDYVGGTSYAATLLAPVPSIVDVMATLQRPLELYDVEFVHIVGPSDSVDWAAAQAKADELWNLHRPTYFKLEVRLPYDGEDLNDWVAGLLVEREAFSGRFVQVCAQFGEVTDATGQRKTRNFGGLQAGRVLSIPVQRATGRVRDGAIAPGVLPAGWNEAVQGALEKAGYVTAKTYAGLRGAYWADSRTMAEVTSDFQYEEVLRVVFKAVRKLRIAALKSMYDELGDPLVPENAAGLQYLRTNLESALTTMTAAVPPEMAGYVVTIPPGQDYVNNGVAVEATLIGIPIIRQIKLFANYAYAGSAFDPRLKAA; translated from the coding sequence ATGGGCGACGTACTCGAATATCTCGTGGATGGAACCTCGGGCCTCGCGCCCGGCGGCGTGGACGGTGCCGCCATGATCGTGGGCGTGTGCTCCAGGGGCGAACCCGGCAAGGGCTACCTGCTCGGCAAGCGAAGCGACCTTGCGGGCCTGCTGGGCGTGGGGCCGCTGGTGGACGCCTTGCGCGACGTCTTCGCCACAGGCGGGCAGAACCCCACCGTCATCGCCGTGCCCGTGGCCGGACAGCCTGCGGGCTATATCTCACCCGTGCGCCAGTCCGGCCCCGGCGCGGCGGTCAAGGTCACCGGCGTTCCGCAGGCCAACGCGGACATCGTGCTCAAGGTGGCCAGCGACGGCACCGTGGGGCTGGCCAGCGTGCAACTGTCCAAGGATGGCGGGGCCACCTTCGAGACACAGCAGGCTTCGGCCACGCAGATCACCGTGCCCGGCACCGGGGTCACCTTCACCTTTCCCGACGCGGGCGAACTGAAGACCGCAACCACGTATGCCTGCAAGGCCCGCATGGACGTCGGCCCCGTGACCCGCACCGGAACCGGCCCGGCCATCACGCTGGCGGGCACGCCCAAGGTGGGGGGTGAACTGGTGCTGGAGATCATGCGCGGCGGTGCCCGCAACGAGGGCACGTACCGCCTCTCGCTCGATGGTGGCGACACCTTCACCGCCGTGCGCACCATCCCCGTGGACGGCACGGCCCCGGCTGGCGACACGGGCATCACCATCACCTTCCCCGCAGGGGACTACGTTGGCGGCACAAGCTACGCGGCCACGCTGCTGGCCCCGGTGCCCTCCATCGTGGACGTGATGGCCACGCTGCAACGTCCCCTCGAACTGTACGACGTGGAGTTCGTCCACATCGTCGGCCCGTCCGACTCTGTGGACTGGGCGGCGGCACAGGCCAAGGCCGACGAGTTGTGGAACCTGCACAGGCCCACCTACTTCAAGCTTGAGGTCCGCCTGCCCTACGACGGCGAAGACCTGAACGACTGGGTGGCCGGTCTTCTGGTGGAACGTGAGGCCTTCAGTGGCCGCTTCGTGCAGGTGTGCGCCCAGTTCGGCGAGGTGACCGACGCCACGGGCCAGCGCAAGACGCGCAACTTCGGCGGCCTTCAGGCCGGGCGGGTGCTCTCCATCCCGGTACAGCGGGCCACGGGCCGGGTGCGTGACGGAGCCATCGCGCCGGGCGTGCTGCCCGCAGGATGGAACGAGGCCGTGCAGGGTGCCCTTGAAAAGGCCGGCTACGTCACCGCCAAGACCTATGCCGGCCTTCGCGGGGCCTACTGGGCAGACTCGCGCACCATGGCCGAGGTCACCAGCGACTTCCAGTACGAAGAGGTGCTGCGCGTGGTGTTCAAGGCCGTCCGCAAGCTGCGTATCGCGGCGCTCAAGTCCATGTACGACGAACTGGGCGACCCGCTCGTGCCGGAGAACGCCGCCGGGCTGCAATACCTGCGTACCAACCTCGAAAGCGCCCTGACCACCATGACCGCCGCCGTGCCGCCCGAGATGGCGGGGTATGTGGTCACCATCCCGCCGGGGCAGGACTACGTGAACAACGGCGTCGCCGTAGAGGCCACGCTCATCGGCATTCCCATCATCCGGCAGATCAAGCTGTTCGCCAACTACGCCTACGCGGGCAGTGCCTTCGATCCCCGGCTCAAGGCCGCGTAA